The Castanea sativa cultivar Marrone di Chiusa Pesio chromosome 11, ASM4071231v1 genome contains a region encoding:
- the LOC142617496 gene encoding uncharacterized protein LOC142617496 translates to MSVTAGVSDTIIAIRDKLRGKIGQTKVKRYWPGRAPEWADDDDAANNAAHEDGDVALEQAFPRSRQDDSNIVRKDDARLRRLAQSRIDDREEVRADHRRIRQAEIVSTIEEEARMQEKLDMEEDDADALEERRRRIREKLLQREQEEAALLGEEEEEVEEEEEEEEEEESEYETDSEEEHMGIAMVKPVFVPKSERDTIAERERLEAEERALEESKKKRLEERKVQTKQIVVEEIRKDEEIQRNLDMEADIADVDTDDEVNEAEEYEAWKVREIARIKRDRDDRESMLKEREEIERVRNMTEEERREWERKNPKPAPPQKQKWRFMQKYYHKGVFFQSNADDTAATAGSDNIYTRDFSAPTGEDKMDKTILPKVMQVKHFGRSGRTKWTHLVNEDTTDWDNPWTYNDPLRTKYNAKMAGMNAPIAKPKGSKKLKDWESR, encoded by the exons ATGTCGGTGACAGCGGGTGTTAGTGATACTATAATTGCCATTAGGGATAAGCTTAGGGGGAAAATTGGGCAAACAAAAGTTAAAAGGTATTGGCCCGGTAGAGCACCTGAATGggctgatgatgatgatgctgctAATAATGCTGCCCATGAAGATGGAGATGTTGCTCTGGAACAAGCGTTCCCGAGGAGTCGTCAGGATGACTCGAATATTGTTAGGAAGGATGATGCTAGGCTGCGGCGTTTGGCTCAGAGTAGGATAGACGATCGCGAGGAAGTGAGAGCTGATCATCGCCGCATTAGGCAGGCTGAGATTGTTTCGACGATTGAAGAGGAAGCTAGAATGCAGGAAAAGTTGGATATGGAGGAGGATGATGCGGATGCTTTGGAggaaaggaggaggaggattaGGGAGAAGTTGCTTCAGAGGGAGCAGGAAGAGGCTGCGTTGTTgggagaagaggaggaggaggtagaggaggaggaggaggaggaggaggaagaggagtcTGAATACGAGACTGACTCGGAGGAAGAGCATATGGGTATTGCAATGGTTAAGCCTGTGTTTGTACCCAAGTCGGAGAGGGATACCATTGCTGAGCGGGAACGTCTTGAGGCTGAGGAACGGGCCCTTGAGGaatcaaagaagaagagattggaGGAGAGGAAGGTGCAGACAAAGCAGATTGTGGTTGAGGAGATCCGAAAAGATGAAGAGATTCAGAGGAATTTGGACATGGAGGCAGATATTGCTGATGTGGATACTGATGATGAAGTTAATGAGGCAGAGGAGTATGAGGCTTGGAAGGTGAGGGAGATTGCTAGGATCAAGAGGGATAGGGATGACCGTGAGTCGATGTTGAAGGAGAGGGAAGAGATTGAGAGGGTGAGAAACATGACAGAGGAAGAGAGGAGGGAGTGGGAGAGGAAGAATCCAAAACCTGCTCCGCCACAAAAGCAGAAATGGAGGTTCATGCAGAAATATTACCACAAGGGTGTATTCTTCCAGTCAAATGCTGACGACACTGCTGCAACTGCTGGATCAGATAATATTTACACTCGCGATTTCTCTGCCCCAACTGGAGAAGATAAGATGGACAAGACAATATTGCCCAAGGTCATGCAGGTCAAGCACTTTGGTCGTAGTGGTAGGACAAAATGGACTCATCTTGTCAACGAGGATACAACCGACTGGGACAACCC GTGGACATACAATGATCCTCTACGCACAAAATACAATGCAAAAATGGCTGGAATGAATGCACCTATAGCTAAACCTAAAGGAAGCAAGAAATTGAAGGATTGGGAGTCTCGTTGA